The window CCATGAGGGCGGCAATGTTTCCGCTCATACTTGCCATTGTGTAGCCAGCGCATTATCTGATGCTTATTATGCTGTCAGCGCCGGCTTGAACGGCTTGGCTGGCCCGCTTCACGGCTTAGCCAACCAGGAATGCCTTAACTGGGTGCTTCAGGTGCATGAAAAATTCGGTGGTGTGCCCAGCGATGACGAGCTTAAAAAGTTTGCCTGGGATACATTAAATGCCGGCAAGGTTATTCCCGGTTATGGTCATGCCGTACTGCGTGTTACCGACCCGAGATACACCGCTTTCCGCGCTTTCGGTCAGAAACATATGGCTGATGACCCGATTTTCGCGATTGTCAACAAGGTTTATGAAATTGTGCCGGGCGTGCTCAAAGAGCACGGCAAAGCCAAGAATCCATGGCCGAATGTCGATGCTGGTTCCGGCTCATTGCTGTATCATTACGGCATGAAAGAGTTCCCGTATTACACAGTGCTGTTCTCGATTTCGAGAGCTATGGGCATGTGTTCGCAGATGATTGTCAGCCGCGCGATGGGTTATGCTATCGAGCGTCCGAAATCTTTGCCGACTGCTGTTATCAAAGCCCTAGCTGGCGCGTAATTAATCGAGTAGATATTCAAATTTTCAAAGCCCGCCATAGGCGGGCTTTTTTTATTGACATTAAATTTGTGTTGCCGGAAGAAAAAAGAAAAATAAAAGCGGCAGCATAAACGTTCAAATAATTTCCAAAGAAGTAGTAGGGCAGGGCAGAAGCAGTAGGGCAGGAGTCTCCGACTCCTGCCTATTAAGGATACCCCAATGCATCTGTTGCGCAGATTATTTTTATAACGAGAATATTAATTCTGTCACATATTCAACTAACCCGTATTATTCACAAACTCCAGCATACGATACTTCAATGTGTAAATTAGTCATTGCTCCGCCACTGGTGGAGACCAAAGGGAGCGCGGCAATCTGTATGCTTTAATTTGCACGGCAACAAGGAGATTGCCATGTCGCTCCGCTCCTCGCAATGACTCCTTTTATTTTTTATGAATAATGCGGGCTAAGATTATTGAGGATTATAAAGAGTAGTTGAAAAATAATCGCGCCGAATAGGCAGGAGTCTCTAATAACTACCTTATTGCATAGCCCTACTTACTTGATATTATAAAATGTATCCTGTTTTATTAACAATTTCCGACTCCTGCCCTACTAACTGCCCTCTAAGGCGGGCTGGCATAAGAGAAACTTATGTTAGCACAGAAATTTCGGGGCTTTTAAAATTTCAAATTTCGTGGGCAGGTTTTAAACCGATTCCTATTGCCCAAATTGATAAATTGTTGTATATTATTATTAAGCAAAACAAGAAAATTGACAAACTGGAAAACAGAATTGGCGAACTTGAAAACAATATAAAATAACGGGTAAATCATATGAATATTTGTAAAATATCAATCATGCTGCTACTTGCAGCAGCATCCGCGGCGATAGCCCAAACATATCAAATAGATTGGTATGTTATCGGTTCCGGCGGCGGCAGTTCGTCATCGGAGAGCTATTCGGTTGATGGCACAATCGGTCAGCCGATAGTCGGGCAGACATCATCGGAGAATTACATCGTCGAAGCCGGTTTTTGGGTTGGTTCCGGTGCGGGACCATCCGGCTATGAATATCTCCCCGGCGATGTCAACATGGCTAATGGCTTATGGCCGCCATTGGTTATTGGCGGTGATGTTACTTTCTTAGTTAACTACTTTAAAGGTTTGCCAGCCAGCCAACCCTGTTTGCTTGATGGTTTCTGGGCATCTGCCGATGCCAACGGCGATTGTATAGTCATAGGCAGTGATGTGATAAGATTAGTCAATTATTTCAGAGGCGCCGGCGAGATAGAGTATTGTCCTTCTTATCTGCCTGCCTATCCCCCGCTGCCGCCCTCGGCGCCATCCGGTTGGCCGAATTGCGAGATACCGCCCGCAGCAGATAAAGTTGTTCCTGTAAGAAATAGTAATTAAAACATAAATACTCCGATGCCAGACTGTTGACAAAAGGCTGATGAAATAAATTTTTAAACAATATTGAATTTGTAAAACAGTAACGCGTAGGAGCATATTGCAATACGCCCCTACGCGCGGCGGCATACATCACCCTAAAATATATTATATTATTTTGCCAACAACCTGCCCCCGATTTTCCAGCCGGGGCAGGCTTTGTCAACACCCCCTGGCTTCCAGATGCCGCTTGACAGCCCTGCTGCTTAATAATTATATAATCAATTCTTATAAAGAAATATTGGAATATTTTGAAAGTTGATTTATAATATATAGAGTAGATTGGCGAAAAATATTTTAATCTGCAGGAGGTTGCAGCTTTATGAAAAAATTGATTGTAATAATTGCTATCCTTATAATAACTGGTTCAGCCAGCGCACAAGTAGGACTTCGACCAGCTGCTTTTTATGTAGATTTAGCGGCTTTTGCCTCAGACAGTTCCGATGTTGAAAGGCTTGAAGTGTATTATAAAATATATACATCCAAACTTACACATATTCTTAAGGATGGAAAATATTTTGCCAGCTATAGCGTTACTGCAGTTATTAAAAAAGATAAAAAGCAGCATACGGCTGCCGAAACTGAAGGTTCTCTATATTCTGCATCGTATGATGAAACCCAGAATTTAGAAAACTATATTGTCGATAAATTGGACTTCCATTTGAAACCGGGAAAATATAAGCTTGAAATCACCTTAAACGACCTGAATGCCTCCTCCTTGAAAACGTTGGAAACCAATATCAATATTAGCAGCCTAAGCAAAAAAAAGGAGGCGTTTTCAAATATTTTGTTTGCCAGCGAAATATCTCCGGCTGAGGATTCATCGGCATTTAATAAAAACGAGTGGCGGGTTATTCCCTCGGTTTCCCGAAGGTATGGTGATAATATAAATCATCTTAAATTCTATTACGAATATTACAATACAAATCCCGGTACAGATTCTATTCTTATAACTTATGAGATAATAGACAGTAAAAATAATGATTATCTTACTAAAATCGTCTCTAAGGAAAGGCGCGCATTAAACAGGTATATCGATTCGCTCAGCCTTGAAAATATTTTACCAGGACCTTACGAATTAGTAATAACCGCTAAAAGCAGCAGCTCGAAAAAGACTATCAGTCAAAGAGGGTTTTTTAAGCTAATCTGGTCGGCTCTTGAAATGGTTAAAAACGATTATAAGACGGCAGTAAATCAACTGGTTTATATTGCAAATTCAAATGAGATAAAACTCCTGAAAGACACACCGAAAGAAAATCGTGTTGATAAATGGAATGAATTCTGGGAATCGAGAGACCCCAGTCCGGATACGCCCGAAAATGAAATCAAAGACGAATATTATAAGCGAATTGCCTATGCTAATCATAACTTCAGCGTACCTAATAAAAGCGGCTGGCGAACAGATATGGGTATGACTTATATCATTCATGGCGAACCGGATGATATCGAACGCTATCCATTCGAACTTGAAACCAAGCCGTATGAAATATGGTATTTCTATGCTCCCAGACGGAGGTTCTTGTTTATCGATGTTAGAGGTTATGGCGAATATGAGCTTCAATATCCTTATGATGGCGATATATCAAAACCAATCAATATATATGGAGGATGATTATGAAAAATTTAGCTGTTT of the Candidatus Zixiibacteriota bacterium genome contains:
- a CDS encoding GWxTD domain-containing protein, whose amino-acid sequence is MKKLIVIIAILIITGSASAQVGLRPAAFYVDLAAFASDSSDVERLEVYYKIYTSKLTHILKDGKYFASYSVTAVIKKDKKQHTAAETEGSLYSASYDETQNLENYIVDKLDFHLKPGKYKLEITLNDLNASSLKTLETNINISSLSKKKEAFSNILFASEISPAEDSSAFNKNEWRVIPSVSRRYGDNINHLKFYYEYYNTNPGTDSILITYEIIDSKNNDYLTKIVSKERRALNRYIDSLSLENILPGPYELVITAKSSSSKKTISQRGFFKLIWSALEMVKNDYKTAVNQLVYIANSNEIKLLKDTPKENRVDKWNEFWESRDPSPDTPENEIKDEYYKRIAYANHNFSVPNKSGWRTDMGMTYIIHGEPDDIERYPFELETKPYEIWYFYAPRRRFLFIDVRGYGEYELQYPYDGDISKPINIYGG